The Henckelia pumila isolate YLH828 chromosome 2, ASM3356847v2, whole genome shotgun sequence genome includes a window with the following:
- the LOC140880113 gene encoding ubiquitin-conjugating enzyme E2 36: MANSNLPRRIIKETQRLLSEPAPGISASPSEDNMRYFNVMILGPTQSPYEGGVFKLELFLPEEYPMAAPKVRFLTKIYHPNIDKLGRICLDILKDKWSPALQIRTVLLSIQALLSAPNPDDPLSENIAKHWKTNEAEAVETAKEWTRLYASGA; this comes from the exons ATGGCGAACAGCAATCTACCCCGAAGGATCATTAAG GAGACGCAGCGTCTGCTGAGCGAGCCAG CTCCAGGAATAAGTGCATCTCCATCAGAAGACAATATGCGATATTTCAATGTAATGATTCTTGGTCCAACACAGTCTCCTTATGAAG GTGGCGTTTTTAAGCTGGAATTGTTTCTACCAGAAGAATACCCAATGGCTGCTCCAAAG GTTCGCTTCCTTACAAAAATTTACCACCCAAACATTGATAAG CTTGGAAGGATTTGTCTGGATATTCTTAAAGACAAGTGGAGTCCAGCACTTCAGATTAGAACTGTACTTCTGAG CATTCAAGCACTTTTGAGCGCTCCAAATCCAGATGATCCACTTTCTGAAAACATTGCTAAGCATTGGAAAACAAATGAGGCTGAAGCCGTCGAAACAG CTAAAGAATGGACACGGTTGTATGCAAGTGGCGCCTGA